A single Aminobacterium mobile DSM 12262 DNA region contains:
- a CDS encoding ABC transporter substrate binding protein: protein MSLFLLFLFPLPIYGKTSISHVPTLLVLHSYHEGYPWSDGLTDGIMKTFSQWNSTTRIFVEYLDAKRSVPGKYIAHFENTLRLKYQNIPLDAILCCDDEAFSFLAHSGKRLFGEIPFIFCGVNSRNFSPDEIGANTTGIIERVDIEGTLRLALRFYPYTRHIAVISDLSPTAMSIISLFRQSIIPFSVELEEIDLLGFSHKELEKALKSLPSQTIVLLLQFSSNGEEEYMSPAEVISFIQQATDAPIFSFWDIMIEAGALAGSVLQAKEHGREAATLAIQALEGTPPSDIPIREDSPIFMVNYPSLESRSLSLRDVPYLAVFVNEPQSFLYKYRRVIAISAAITTILFILALALFWNDRQLKIEMEALRSETELLEKLFENAPHGTILTDCKGRIVRANRVFLRMFGYKLKEVLGQDADLLLTDSPDLLKNARELSEVTVRGGVISEKETYRVRKNGVPLPVLISTYPLVVDGLYRGCYGIYSDNTASKKREEAVREHLRMKEIVASTSAHLVSEDPFEQTVLAVLHEVWQITKTRYMAFFFFDTSVFDRGIAYVRHRDAKEGGGESFPLTFDEVEPLKRVLSSQTMLCFGEEYPFYWSSFDKNRIFKPYPKESVYMLPILCEDEVAGCLTCASCWEGEAKNSVKNLLEIVALLLGAALSRRKTNQLFRDNILLLEKTFQETFHLMGRLLEIKDPYTVGHQQNVAILARFIGRALHLSSFQVDTIYYAALVHDIGKIPIPSSILSKPGSLNAAEFAIIKEHAHYGADILSSICFPWPIADIVRQHHERFDGSGYPCGLKGDEIRLEARIISVADVVEAMSSFRPYRPALGVDAALREIQEHRGDWFDPQVVDTCIDVFARHGNTIWDNVLRSSIHV from the coding sequence GTGTCATTGTTTTTGTTGTTCCTTTTCCCCTTGCCCATCTATGGAAAAACTTCAATCTCTCATGTTCCAACGCTACTCGTTTTGCATTCTTATCATGAAGGCTATCCTTGGTCTGATGGTTTAACCGATGGAATTATGAAAACTTTTTCTCAATGGAATAGTACAACAAGAATTTTTGTAGAATATCTTGATGCAAAGCGCTCCGTTCCGGGCAAATATATAGCACACTTTGAAAATACTCTTCGGCTTAAGTATCAGAATATTCCTCTCGATGCCATCTTATGCTGTGATGATGAAGCTTTTTCTTTCCTCGCTCACTCTGGCAAAAGACTTTTCGGGGAAATACCTTTTATTTTCTGTGGGGTGAATAGCCGTAATTTTTCTCCCGATGAAATAGGGGCAAACACGACTGGAATTATAGAGCGAGTTGACATAGAAGGAACGCTGCGTTTGGCTTTAAGATTCTATCCTTATACGAGACACATTGCTGTTATTAGCGACTTGTCTCCCACTGCTATGAGTATTATCTCTCTTTTTCGTCAGAGTATAATTCCCTTCTCAGTTGAACTAGAAGAAATTGATCTTTTAGGGTTTTCGCACAAGGAATTAGAGAAAGCCCTAAAATCTCTTCCATCTCAGACCATCGTTCTTCTGTTGCAATTTTCCAGCAATGGAGAGGAAGAATATATGTCTCCTGCAGAGGTTATATCCTTTATTCAGCAAGCTACCGACGCTCCTATATTTAGCTTTTGGGATATTATGATAGAGGCAGGTGCCTTGGCTGGCAGTGTCTTACAGGCTAAAGAGCATGGCCGTGAAGCAGCTACTTTGGCTATACAAGCACTGGAAGGCACGCCTCCTTCTGATATCCCGATTCGTGAGGACTCTCCAATTTTTATGGTTAACTACCCTTCGCTGGAGTCGCGTTCCCTTTCTTTACGAGATGTTCCATACCTCGCTGTTTTTGTGAACGAACCTCAAAGTTTTTTATACAAGTATCGCAGAGTTATTGCTATAAGTGCAGCCATTACGACAATCCTTTTTATCCTCGCCCTCGCCCTTTTTTGGAATGATAGGCAGCTTAAAATAGAAATGGAGGCTCTTCGTTCTGAAACGGAACTTCTTGAGAAGCTTTTTGAAAACGCTCCTCATGGCACAATCCTTACAGATTGTAAAGGAAGGATTGTGAGGGCTAACAGGGTTTTTCTCAGAATGTTTGGATATAAACTAAAGGAAGTTTTAGGGCAAGATGCCGATCTTTTGCTTACCGATAGTCCTGATCTTTTAAAAAATGCCAGGGAGCTTTCAGAAGTAACAGTCAGAGGTGGCGTTATAAGTGAAAAAGAGACGTATAGAGTGAGAAAAAATGGGGTTCCTCTGCCAGTTCTTATTTCTACATACCCTTTGGTAGTAGATGGACTCTATCGAGGGTGTTACGGCATCTATTCAGATAATACCGCATCAAAAAAAAGAGAAGAAGCCGTTCGAGAACACTTACGAATGAAGGAAATAGTGGCATCTACATCAGCTCATCTTGTGAGTGAAGATCCTTTTGAGCAAACGGTTCTTGCCGTTCTTCATGAAGTTTGGCAGATTACAAAAACTCGCTATATGGCGTTTTTTTTCTTCGATACATCTGTTTTTGACAGAGGAATAGCCTATGTGCGGCATAGGGATGCAAAAGAGGGGGGTGGAGAATCTTTTCCATTGACTTTCGATGAAGTAGAGCCTTTAAAACGAGTCCTTTCGTCTCAGACCATGCTTTGTTTTGGTGAAGAGTATCCATTTTATTGGTCTTCTTTTGACAAAAATAGAATTTTTAAACCCTATCCTAAGGAATCGGTGTATATGCTCCCCATTCTTTGTGAAGATGAAGTTGCAGGATGTTTGACGTGTGCATCCTGTTGGGAGGGAGAGGCAAAAAATTCTGTAAAAAACCTTCTTGAAATCGTCGCTTTATTGCTTGGAGCTGCTTTATCGCGTAGGAAGACAAATCAATTATTTCGCGATAATATTTTATTGTTAGAAAAGACATTTCAGGAAACTTTTCATCTAATGGGACGATTACTGGAAATTAAAGATCCTTACACCGTAGGACATCAACAGAATGTAGCTATTTTAGCTCGGTTTATAGGGAGAGCCCTGCATTTATCTTCTTTCCAAGTTGACACTATTTATTATGCGGCTCTTGTGCACGATATAGGAAAAATCCCCATACCATCATCTATTCTCAGTAAACCCGGTAGCCTCAATGCGGCTGAATTTGCCATTATAAAAGAACATGCTCACTATGGAGCCGATATTCTTTCTTCTATTTGTTTTCCATGGCCGATTGCCGATATTGTGCGACAACATCATGAGCGTTTTGATGGATCAGGGTATCCTTGTGGATTAAAAGGGGATGAAATACGCCTTGAAGCCAGAATTATTTCAGTGGCGGATGTAGTGGAAGCAATGTCTTCTTTCCGTCCATACCGCCCCGCGTTGGGGGTAGATGCAGCTTTGCGAGAGATTCAAGAGCACCGTGGAGATTGGTTCGATCCTCAGGTTGTAGATACATGCATAGATGTTTTTGCGCGACATGGAAATACTATATGGGACAACGTATTACGTTCTTCTATTCATGTATAA
- the buk gene encoding butyrate kinase: MFFQVLAINPGSTSTKIAWFHDDEEQWRETVHHDLEILAKYDHIVDQFEFRLATIQEAATAHGAFFHSLSAVVGRGGLVDPIPGGTYTMSDALLSRLKLGKPWEHASNLGGILADAIANPLHIPAFIVDPVAVDEMDEVARITGLPELPKISLAHALNVKATVRLAARDLGKPWDKVNFVVAHIGGGSTVCAHCQGRMIDLNSGNDFGPFSPERAGGLPAVDLVRLCFSGQYSLKDMLRKLVGKGGLMAYLGTSDMREVKKRIGSGDAKAKLAYEAMAYQFAKEIAAQATVMAGKVDAILITGGVAYDSDFVALIQNRVQWIAPVLVYPGEDEMKALADGALRVLRGEEKAKIYEQSLVGGKIE; the protein is encoded by the coding sequence GTGTTTTTCCAAGTGTTGGCTATTAATCCTGGTTCTACAAGCACAAAGATTGCTTGGTTTCACGACGATGAGGAACAGTGGAGGGAAACCGTTCATCATGACCTCGAAATACTGGCCAAGTACGACCATATCGTCGATCAATTTGAATTTCGCTTGGCAACGATTCAAGAAGCGGCAACAGCTCATGGCGCATTTTTCCATTCTCTTAGTGCAGTAGTGGGTCGAGGAGGTCTTGTAGACCCCATCCCTGGAGGAACATATACTATGAGTGACGCTTTGTTAAGTAGACTTAAGCTGGGAAAGCCTTGGGAACATGCTTCAAACCTTGGTGGAATTCTTGCAGATGCTATAGCAAATCCTCTTCATATCCCCGCCTTTATTGTGGACCCTGTAGCTGTAGATGAAATGGATGAAGTAGCGAGGATTACAGGTCTTCCTGAATTGCCTAAAATATCTTTAGCTCATGCTTTAAACGTGAAAGCTACTGTGCGATTAGCTGCGCGAGATCTTGGTAAGCCTTGGGATAAGGTGAACTTTGTAGTGGCTCATATCGGTGGCGGCTCTACTGTTTGTGCCCATTGCCAAGGGCGTATGATAGATCTTAACAGCGGTAACGATTTTGGCCCATTTTCTCCAGAGCGAGCAGGGGGATTGCCTGCAGTAGATCTTGTACGCCTTTGTTTTAGTGGCCAGTATAGCCTTAAAGACATGCTCCGTAAGCTCGTAGGAAAAGGTGGTCTTATGGCCTATCTAGGGACGAGTGACATGAGGGAAGTAAAGAAAAGAATAGGGTCGGGAGATGCCAAGGCGAAGCTGGCTTATGAAGCGATGGCCTATCAATTTGCAAAAGAAATTGCTGCTCAGGCTACAGTTATGGCCGGTAAAGTAGACGCTATACTGATTACAGGAGGAGTTGCTTACGATAGTGATTTTGTTGCTTTGATACAGAACCGTGTTCAATGGATAGCACCAGTTTTAGTCTATCCTGGCGAAGACGAGATGAAAGCTTTGGCCGATGGAGCCCTTCGGGTTCTTAGGGGAGAAGAAAAAGCTAAAATATACGAACAAAGTCTTGTGGGAGGGAAAATAGAATGA
- a CDS encoding bifunctional enoyl-CoA hydratase/phosphate acetyltransferase — MMHNLDFLIDMCKKGRRMNLAVACPYGDDVLGAVCEAHKLGLINGLLIGNPKNIRAKAEEHGFDLAGLSLIEEKDDYSATEKAVQMVSSGDADLLMKGLIKTATLLHAVLNKEWGLRTGSLLSHLFLFEIPLLQKRVIGISDGGMNMYPDLNAKVAIVENAVKCYHKIGVSNPLIAALGAVEVVNPDMPATLHAAALTQMNRRGQITGCTLDGPFALDNAVSIEAAQIKGIDSPVAGHADMLLVPSIEAGNMIGKVLLYMTGGRGAGVILGAKKPIVLTSRFDSMETKLLSIALGAVVASKD, encoded by the coding sequence ATGATGCACAACCTCGATTTTCTGATCGATATGTGTAAAAAGGGGCGACGTATGAACCTTGCCGTAGCCTGCCCCTACGGCGACGATGTTCTTGGGGCAGTATGTGAAGCCCACAAGTTAGGATTGATTAATGGACTCCTTATCGGTAACCCTAAAAACATTCGTGCTAAAGCAGAAGAACATGGTTTCGATCTTGCGGGACTTTCTCTTATCGAAGAGAAAGATGATTATTCCGCAACGGAAAAAGCTGTCCAGATGGTTTCATCAGGAGATGCGGACCTTTTGATGAAGGGGCTCATAAAAACTGCGACGTTGCTTCATGCTGTTTTGAACAAGGAGTGGGGGCTTCGAACTGGATCTCTTCTTTCCCACCTTTTCCTTTTTGAGATACCTCTTCTCCAGAAAAGAGTCATTGGTATCTCTGATGGGGGTATGAATATGTACCCAGATTTGAATGCTAAAGTTGCTATCGTAGAAAATGCGGTAAAGTGTTACCATAAAATTGGTGTTAGTAATCCCCTCATTGCAGCTCTAGGCGCTGTAGAGGTGGTTAATCCTGATATGCCTGCCACTCTCCATGCTGCGGCTCTTACCCAAATGAACCGCCGAGGTCAGATTACTGGATGTACTCTCGATGGGCCTTTTGCTCTTGATAATGCTGTAAGTATAGAGGCAGCGCAGATTAAAGGTATTGATTCGCCTGTAGCAGGACATGCTGACATGCTTTTAGTCCCTTCCATAGAGGCGGGTAACATGATAGGTAAAGTACTGTTGTATATGACTGGGGGGCGGGGGGCGGGTGTTATCCTTGGAGCTAAAAAACCAATAGTGCTCACTAGTCGTTTCGATTCTATGGAAACAAAATTGCTTTCTATAGCCCTTGGAGCTGTGGTAGCGAGTAAAGATTAG
- a CDS encoding bifunctional enoyl-CoA hydratase/phosphate acetyltransferase, translated as MEQIRSLTQLLEYAKKIGSEKGPKKLSVAMAEDAGLLSAIEEARIAGFAEAILVGHKEKIEEAAKEANIDLAHYEIVDEVKGEAFMGLTAVEKVSSGKADIYMKGQLHTNHFLRGMLNKEVGLRKGKNTISHCYFHSVEGYDRVFFIADAAFNMYPDLQGKADILQNTVNFARAFGVAEPKAAVLAAVEVVNPDMPCTIDAAALTQMNRRGQIKNCIVDGPFALDNAVSEESARTKGIISPVAGHADILLVPDIEAGNMMVKALVYFSKNETAGLILGAAAPVILTSRADSPRAKLLSIAAAVVLSSFEE; from the coding sequence ATGGAACAGATTCGCTCTCTGACTCAACTACTTGAGTATGCAAAGAAAATTGGTTCGGAAAAAGGGCCCAAAAAGCTTTCTGTTGCAATGGCGGAAGACGCAGGTCTTCTCTCTGCCATTGAAGAGGCCAGAATTGCTGGTTTTGCTGAAGCCATATTGGTTGGACACAAGGAAAAGATAGAGGAGGCAGCGAAAGAAGCTAATATCGATTTAGCTCATTATGAAATAGTGGACGAGGTTAAAGGAGAGGCATTTATGGGCTTGACTGCCGTAGAAAAAGTTTCTTCCGGCAAAGCTGATATCTATATGAAAGGGCAGCTCCATACCAACCATTTCCTTCGCGGAATGTTGAACAAAGAGGTGGGGCTACGTAAGGGGAAAAATACCATCTCCCACTGCTATTTTCACTCTGTAGAAGGATACGATAGAGTTTTCTTTATTGCAGACGCAGCTTTTAATATGTATCCTGATCTGCAGGGCAAGGCAGATATTCTTCAAAATACAGTGAATTTTGCTCGAGCTTTTGGAGTTGCAGAACCTAAGGCAGCAGTATTGGCAGCTGTGGAAGTGGTTAATCCTGACATGCCTTGTACTATTGATGCTGCGGCATTGACTCAGATGAATCGTCGTGGTCAGATTAAAAATTGTATTGTTGACGGTCCTTTCGCTCTTGATAACGCAGTAAGTGAAGAGTCTGCTCGCACGAAGGGAATAATATCTCCAGTGGCGGGGCATGCCGATATCCTTCTGGTTCCAGATATTGAAGCTGGTAACATGATGGTCAAAGCTCTTGTCTATTTCTCGAAAAACGAAACAGCTGGTTTAATTCTCGGAGCGGCAGCACCAGTTATCTTGACGAGTCGTGCTGATTCGCCGAGAGCCAAACTTCTTTCCATAGCCGCAGCTGTTGTTCTTTCATCCTTCGAAGAATAA